The following proteins come from a genomic window of Eretmochelys imbricata isolate rEreImb1 chromosome 11, rEreImb1.hap1, whole genome shotgun sequence:
- the G6PC2 gene encoding glucose-6-phosphatase 2 translates to MDLLHSNGVLIIQHLQKDYRSYQDFLNFMSQVGDPRNIFLIYFPLWFQLNQVVGTKMIWVAVIGDWFNLIFKWILFGHRPYWWVQETMIYSNQSSPCLEQFPITCETGPGSPSGHAMGSSCVWYVMVTAALSYTVRWKDESTITLHRLTWSFLWSVFWIIQISVCVSRVFIATHFPHQVILGVIGGMLVAEAFEHTPAIQTASLRTYIKTNLFLFIFALGFYLLLKLIDVDLLWSVPKAKKWCANPDWINIDTTPFAGLVRNLGALFGLGLGINSEMFIMSCKGKNGYKTSFRLLCIAASLVTLQLFDFIKLPTHTEYLFYVLSFCKSAAIPLTVVALIPYCIHLLMRPTEKKLN, encoded by the exons ATGGATCTCCTTCATAGTAATGGTGTGCTTATAATTCAGCATTTACAGAAGGATTACAGGTCTTACCAGGACTTTCTAAATTTCATGTCACAAGTAGGAGATCCCcggaatatatttttaatttattttcctctttggTTCCAACTTAACCAAGTGGTTGGTACTAAAATGATATGGGTGGCAGTCATTGGAGATTGGTTCAACCTCATATTTAAATG GATTTTATTTGGCCATCGTCCATATTGGTGGGTCCAAGAAACAATGATCTATTCCAATCAATCGAGCCCATGTCTTGAACAATTTCCTATAACATGTGAAACTGGGCCAG gaaGCCCATCTGGCCACGCTATGGGATCTTCTTGTGTCTGGTATGTAATGGTAACAGCAGCACTTAGCTACACAGTGAGGTGGAAAGATGAATCCACAATTACACTGCACAG aCTTACCTGGTCATTCCTCTGGAGTGTGTTTTGGATTATTCagatcagtgtgtgtgtctctagAGTATTCATAGCAACACATTTCCCACATCAAGTTATTCTTGGAGTAATTGGTG GAATGCTTGTTGCTGAAGCATTTGAACATACCCCTGCTATCCAGACAGCGAGTTTGAGAACGTACATCAAGACAAATTTGTTTCTCTTCATCTTTGCTCTTGGCTTTTACCTGCTTCTCAAACTTATTGATGTTGATCTTCTATGGTCCGTTCCAAAGGCAAAGAAATGGTGTGCCAACCCAGACTGGATAAACATTGACACAACTCCATTTGCTGGACTGGTGAGAAATTTAGGTGCACTCTTTGGGTTAGGTCTTGGcattaattctgaaatgttcatcATGAGCTGTAAAGGTAAAAATGGATATAAGACGAGTTTCAGGCTACTGTGCATAGCTGCTTCTTTAGTTACCTTGCAGCTGTTTGATTTTATCAAGTTACCCACACATACAGAGTATTTGTTTTATGttctttctttttgtaaaagTGCAGCCATACCTCTTACTGTAGTTGCCTTGATTCCATACTGCATACACTTATTAATGAGGCCAACTGAAAAGAAGTTAAATTAG